A window of Microbacterium sp. BK668 genomic DNA:
GCCTCGCCGCTCTTCTCACCGGCGCCGGGATCGGTGCGACGGTCGTGCGCGAATCCGGCGACATCGACGTGCACATCGTGACGCACGCCGCCGCGGCCCGCGGCCTCCACCTCCCGCGCGTCACGGGCGGTGCGCTCAGCGTCACGCGGCGCCTGCTCGGATTCGCCGTCGCGCTGGTGGGCGGACCGCTGCTGTCGTGGCTCCTGTTCGCGACATCGCCCGACGACTCCATCACGACCGACGTGCTCGCCTACCAGCTGCTCGTCGTCGTCGTGGCGCTCGTCGGCGGCATCTGGCCGGCCCTCTTCGCGGCGGTGCTCTCGGGCCTGACCCTCGACTTCCTCTTCATCGAGCCCCTGTTCACCGTCACCATCGCCGACCCCGATCACGCGCTCTCGCTGCTGCTGTACGTCGTCATCGCGATCCTCGTCAGCTGGATCGTCGACCAGGCGGCCCGGCGCTCGCGCGCCGCGCAGCGGGCGGCTGCCGAGTCCGAGCTGCTCGCGACCGTCGCCGGCAGCGTCCTGCGCGGCGAGAGCGCCGTTCCCGCGCTCGTCAGCCGCGCGCGCGAGGCGTTCGGCATGACCGGCGTGCGCCTCGTCTCACGCGACGGCACTGTGCTGGCGACCGACGGCGAGCCGGTCCCGGACGAGCGGATGATCCGCGTGCCGGTGGGTGAGGCATCCACTCCCCGCGCCTTCCTGGAACTGCACGGAGGGGAGCTGGATGCCTCGGCCCGGCGCCTCCTCGACGTCATGGTCGTGCAGCTGGATGCCGCGCTCGAGCGCTCGGCCCTCACCGAGACGGCGCGCGAAGCCGGCGCGCTCGCCGAGACCGACCAGGTGCGCACCGCGCTCCTCTCGGCCGTGAGCCACGACCTGCGCCGTCCGCTCGCCGCGGCCGTCGCCGCGATCGGGGGCCTGCGCGCCGCGGGCGACTCGCTGAGCGACGAGGACCGCGCCGAGCTCCTCGCCACAGCCGACGAGAGCCTCGCGACCCTCTCGGCCCTCGTCACCGACCTGCTCGACGTGAGCCGCGTGGAGGCGGGTGTGCTCGCCGTCTCGCTCGCCCCCGTCGATGCCGCGGGCACGATCCTCGCCGCCGTCGACGAGCTCGGCCTCGGGCCCGAGGCCGTCGAACTCGCCCTCGACCCCGACCTGCCCCTCGTGCAGGCCGACCCCGTGCTGCTGCAGCGGGTGGTGGTCAATCTGCTCGCGAACGCCGTCCGCCACACGGCGCCGGGCACCCGCGTCCGGGTCGCCACGAGCCGTCTCGGTCCGCGCGCGCAGATCCGCATCGTCGACCACGGCATGGGCGTCCCGCACGAGCGGCAGGACGACATCTTCGCCCCCTTCCAGCGTCTCGGAGACACCGACAACACCACCGGCCTCGGCCTCGGCCTGGCGCTCTCGCGCGGCTTCGCGGAGGGGATGGGCGGCACGCTCACGCCCGAGGACACGCCCGGCGGCGGCCTCACGATGGTCGCGGAGTTCCCGGTCGCCGAGGTCGCGGCATCCATCCCCTCGTCCGGAGCCGCCTCGTGAAAGTCCTCCTCGCCGACGACGACCCGCAGCTCGTGCGGGCCCTGCGCATCACGCTCGGCGCGCACGGCTACGACGTGGTGGCCGCGCCCGACGGCAGCGCCGCCATCGCCCTCGCCGCCCAGACGCATCCCGACATCGTGCTGCTGGATCTCGGGATGCCGCGCCTCGACGGCGTCGCGGTGATCCAGGCCCTCCGGGGCTGGACGAGCGTGCCCATCATCGTCGTCTCGGGGCGCACCGGGTCGGCCGACAAGGTCGAGGCTCTCGACGCCGGGGCGGACGACTACGTCACCAAGCCCTTCCAGATCGACGAGCTGCTCGCGCGCGTGCGCGCGCTCTCGCGTCGCGCCGGCGCGGCGGGCGGAGAGCCGGTCGTCGTCTTCGGCGACGTGACGATCGACCTCGCCACCACCTCCGTGATGCGCGCCGGCGCGCGCGTGCACCTCACCCCGACGGAGTGGCGGATGCTGGAGTTCCTCGCCCGCAACGCCGGCTCGCTCGTGACCCGGCAGACGTTGCTGAAGGACATCTGGGGCACCGACCAGGTCGCGGACACGGGCTACCTGCGGCTGTACATGTCGCAGCTGCGCAAGAAGCTCGAGCCCGACCCCTCCCATCCCAGACACCTGCTCACCGAGTCGGGCATGGGCTACCGTCTCGTCCTCGACGCCGCCTGATCCTCCCGACGGCGCGCCGCGGCCGGCCCGACCGCCGCATCGCGAGCGCTGCACAAACCTGCGAGCGCCACACATATCGGTGGCGCGCTCGCAGGAAAGTGTGGCGCGCGGCGCGCCCGTCCTCCCCAGAGCTCCGGGTGAGCGGGGCATCCACCGAGATGGACGGATCCGGATGCCGCGGTCCCGCCCGCGCCGAGGCTTGCATCGTGTCGTGGCTTCAGCATCCACCCCTGTCCACCGTGTTCCGTCGGCGCGAGAACGACGGCGAACCGGTCGACGACCGACGGCTTCGCGCAGGGGTCGACGCGGGCGAGGTCGTGCGCATCGCGCCCGGCTCGTTCGTGACTGCGGCGGAGTGGCGAGCGCTCTCACCTCTCGCGCAGCACGCGCAGCGCGTATGGGAGGCCGCGGCGAGACTGCGCCCACCGCAGGTGTTCTCGCACTTCTCGGCGGCCGCGCTTCTCGGCGCCGACATCCTGGGCTCCTGGCCCCCCAACGATCGATGTGGCGGTGCCTGTCACCCGAGGTGGCCGGTCGACCGGCCTCGTCCGCCGGCGGGGTGTCGACGTCTCGCCCGACTCGCTGCTGCCCTGGGGAAGGCACATGGTCACCACACCGCTGCGGACCGCGGTCGATCTGGCTGCTTCGCTCCGCTTCATGGAAGCCGTCGCGGTCGCCGATCGCTTCCTGTGGGGCCGACGACCGGGCGGTCCGCTCGTGCGTCCGGCCGAGTTCCGCGACGCCGCGGAGCTCCGGGCCGGCCGCGGGTCCGCGAGGGCGTTGCGCACGGCGGAGTTCGCGACACCGCTCTCCGACAGCATCCGCGAGTCTCAGAGCCGGGTCCTCATCGCGATGCTGGGTTTCCCCGATCCCGTGCTGCAGGCCCGCTTCTCGCTGTCGGACGGCCGCGAGGCGTTGACCGACTTCTTCTGGCCGGACCAACGGCACATCGGGGAGTTCGACGGTGCCGAGAAGTACCGTGATCCCGCGCTTCTGCGCGGCCTGAGCCCTGAGCAGGCGCTGCTTGCCGAGAAGGACCGGGAGGACGAGCTGCGCCGGCAGGTCCGCGCGTTCTCGCGTTGGCGCACCCCTGCGCTGCGGCAGCCCGCGCTGCTCTGGGACATCCTCACGCGGGCAGGGCTTCCCTCCTCGCGCCCGCGCCCCGGCCGCTGACGCGCACGGCCCGGCCGATCGGCCCAGCGGGGGGCCCGGCCGGTCGGGAGGCCCGGTCGGGACGAGGCATCCATCCGGCGACCGCTGTAGAAACCTGCGAGCGCTGCACAGATCGGTGGCGCGCTCGCAGGAAACTGTGGCGGTCGCAACCCTGCGGGTGGGTGGATGCCGCGCGCCGGCCGTCAGCCGAGGCCGCTGCGCTCCAGCGGGTGGGTGGATGCCGGGCCGCAGGCCAGATCGTCAGCCGAGGCCGCTGCGCTCCAGGCTCGACGTCTCCTCGCCCTGCACGGGCTTGCGGGACAGGCCCACCGAGCCCGAGGCGGGGTTGCGCGAGAGGGCCGCCGTCACGGCGACCGACTCGTCGACGTCGGGATACTGCGGACGCAGCTGCACGGGCGTGCGGTCGCGCTGCTCGCGCTTGGCCTTGCGCGACGCGTACGTGAGGTTGAGCGCCTCGACGAGGACGGCGAAGACCATGGGCCCGTAGATGAAGGCCTTGTCGATCTTGAAGTGGAAGCCCTCGGCGATGAGGAAGACGCCGATGAGCAGCAGGAACGACAGCGCCAGCATCTTCACGGTGGGGTGCTTGTTCACGAACGCGAAGATGAACCGCGACGCGAAGAGCATGATGCCGAACGACAGCACGACGACCGTGATGATCACGATCATGTTCGAGGTCATGCCGACCGCGGTGATGACGGAGTCGAGCGAGAAGACGATGTCGAGCAGGAGGATCTGGGCGATCACCGAGCCGAACGTGACGCTCTTGCCGCTCGAGGCGGCATGCTCCTCCTCGGCGCCCTCGAGCTTGTGGTGGATCTCGGTGACGGCCTTGTAGACGAGGAAGAGTCCGCCCGCGATGAGGATGAAGTCCTTCCACGAGAAGTCGATCCCCCACAGGGTCACGACGGGCTCGGTCAGCGTGATGATCCAGCCCGCCGCGAACACGAGCAGCACGCGGATCAGCATCGCGAGCGTCAGGCCGAGGTTGCGGGCCCGCGCCTGCTGCTCTTTCGGAAGCTTCGACGCGAGGATCGAGATGAAGATGACGTTGTCGACGCCCAGCACGACCTCGAGGACGAAGAGCGTCAGGAACACGGCGATCAGGTCGGGCGTGAGCTCGAGCGAGAAGTCCATGGAGCAAGACTAGGCGGACGGATGCCTCGCCCCGCGTGCCCGCTCGCCTCGACGCGGAGCGGCTCGATCCCGGAGGATCGAGCCGCTCCCGGTCGGGCGTCAGCCGACGCGCTCGAGCACTCCCTCGAGGCGGCGGTAGCTGGCCTCCATGCCCTCGGTCATCCCTGTCGCGAGCACCATGTCGCGCGTCTGCTTGTCGGGGTACTCGATGAGGATCGTGAGCAGCGTGACGCCGTCCTCCTCCTCGAGGCTCAGGTCGTTGAGCGTGGACGGGTAGTCGGTCCCCGTCATGTGCTCGGTCGTGACCGCCCGGCGCGGCGCCTCGGACAGCAGGGTCTCGCCGTCGAAGCCGAAGGCCTCGCCCGGGGTGTCGCCGACGGGCTCCCACTCGTAGCGGTACCGTCCGCCCACGGCCGGATCGACCTCGCACACCGACATGCGCCAGCCGTCGGGCCCGAGCATCCACTGCTCCAGGAGCTCGGGCTCCTGATGAGCGCGCCAGACCAGCTCGCGCGGGCCCTCGACGAGCCGAGTGATGCGCACGTGGGTGTCGTCGAGGATCTCGGTCTGGGTGCCCTTGCCCTCGGCGTACTCGCGCAGGCTCTGAAGGACGCGGTCGAGCTGGTTGATCGCCATGGTCGAGCCCTCGACGGCGCCGAACGCCACGACCTGCTCGAGCGCATCCGCCGACGCGAAGTACGACGTGTTGACCATGCGGGAGCCGGTCGCCGTCGGCTCGAAGGCGAAGACCACCCGCATGACCGGCATGCCCTCCAGCGGTGCGCCCTCCTCGTTCGCGAAGGCGTCGAGCACCGTGAACCCGCGCGGGGCATCGATCTCGAGGAACTCCCACGAGCCCCAGGACTTCTCTCCGCGGGGGCTCGTCATGAAGTACCGGGCGTGCCCGCCGACGGTGAAGTCGAACTCGGGGAAGGTAGCCGGCCAGCCGGGAGGGCCCCAGAAGCGCTCCAGCTGCCGCGGGTCGGTGAACGCCCTCCACAGGCGCTCGACCGGGGCGTCGAACTCGGCCGTGAGCGTCATCGTGAGCGCTTCGGCATCGGTCTGCACATCGGTGACGGGCATGTCACTCTCCTTCTTCGGTGGGTTTGTCGTGCGATTCGTCTTCGGCCAGGAGCGCGTCGAGCCGGTCGACGCGGGCGCGCCAGAGAGCCTCGAAGCGATCGAGCAGCGCACGGGCGCGGGCGATCATCGCGGGATCCGCCCGGACGAGGCGCTCGCGGCCCTCGGCGCGCTTGACCACGAGGCGCGCCGCCTCGAGCACCGCGACATGCTTCTGCACCGCGGCGAACGACATGTCGTAGTCGCGGGCGAGCGCCGACACCGACTGCTCCCGCTCGATCGTGCGGCGCAGGATGTCTCGGCGCGTCGCCGCGGCGAGCGCGTGGAAGATCCGGTCGATCTCATCGTCTTCGAGCTCCGTATTTACAACCATTTGGTTGTACGTTAGCGTCGGCGCTCGCGTTCGTCAAGACCTCCGGCGAGCGGAGGGAGGCGGGCTTCGGCGGCCGCCCGCATAGGATGGATGCTGTCCGGCACCCTCGATCCAGGAGCTCAGCCGCGTGACCACCCCCTCCGAGACCACCGCCGCCGCACGCCCTGTCGCCGACACCGTCTCCCACGCCGAGTCGACGCCCGAGAAGGAGCAGCCCTACGCGGCGCTCGGTCTCAAGCCCGACGAGTACGAGCGCATCAGGGAGATCCTCGGCCG
This region includes:
- a CDS encoding helix-turn-helix domain-containing protein, with the translated sequence MVVNTELEDDEIDRIFHALAAATRRDILRRTIEREQSVSALARDYDMSFAAVQKHVAVLEAARLVVKRAEGRERLVRADPAMIARARALLDRFEALWRARVDRLDALLAEDESHDKPTEEGE
- a CDS encoding SRPBCC family protein: MPVTDVQTDAEALTMTLTAEFDAPVERLWRAFTDPRQLERFWGPPGWPATFPEFDFTVGGHARYFMTSPRGEKSWGSWEFLEIDAPRGFTVLDAFANEEGAPLEGMPVMRVVFAFEPTATGSRMVNTSYFASADALEQVVAFGAVEGSTMAINQLDRVLQSLREYAEGKGTQTEILDDTHVRITRLVEGPRELVWRAHQEPELLEQWMLGPDGWRMSVCEVDPAVGGRYRYEWEPVGDTPGEAFGFDGETLLSEAPRRAVTTEHMTGTDYPSTLNDLSLEEEDGVTLLTILIEYPDKQTRDMVLATGMTEGMEASYRRLEGVLERVG
- a CDS encoding DUF4118 domain-containing protein, which gives rise to MKRGRLRVLLGAAPGVGKTYEMLEEGRRLRADGRDVVIAVVETHGRAPTAALAEGLPLIPRRVVRHRDVELTELDVDAVRERHPDIALVDELAHTNAPGSPNAKRWQDVEELLTAGIDVITTVNVQHIESLNHVVEQITGVVQRETVPDAVVRGADQVEVVDLAPQSLRDRLSAGLVYPAERIDAALSNYFRLGNLTALRELALLWLADEVDSALKRYRAEHGIRGTWQARERVVVALTGGPEGDTLLRRGARIAARSAGGELLAVHVSSQDGLRTATAGALASQRALVESLGGTYHQIVGDDVPRALVDFARSVDATQLVIGASRRSRLAALLTGAGIGATVVRESGDIDVHIVTHAAAARGLHLPRVTGGALSVTRRLLGFAVALVGGPLLSWLLFATSPDDSITTDVLAYQLLVVVVALVGGIWPALFAAVLSGLTLDFLFIEPLFTVTIADPDHALSLLLYVVIAILVSWIVDQAARRSRAAQRAAAESELLATVAGSVLRGESAVPALVSRAREAFGMTGVRLVSRDGTVLATDGEPVPDERMIRVPVGEASTPRAFLELHGGELDASARRLLDVMVVQLDAALERSALTETAREAGALAETDQVRTALLSAVSHDLRRPLAAAVAAIGGLRAAGDSLSDEDRAELLATADESLATLSALVTDLLDVSRVEAGVLAVSLAPVDAAGTILAAVDELGLGPEAVELALDPDLPLVQADPVLLQRVVVNLLANAVRHTAPGTRVRVATSRLGPRAQIRIVDHGMGVPHERQDDIFAPFQRLGDTDNTTGLGLGLALSRGFAEGMGGTLTPEDTPGGGLTMVAEFPVAEVAASIPSSGAAS
- a CDS encoding response regulator transcription factor: MKVLLADDDPQLVRALRITLGAHGYDVVAAPDGSAAIALAAQTHPDIVLLDLGMPRLDGVAVIQALRGWTSVPIIVVSGRTGSADKVEALDAGADDYVTKPFQIDELLARVRALSRRAGAAGGEPVVVFGDVTIDLATTSVMRAGARVHLTPTEWRMLEFLARNAGSLVTRQTLLKDIWGTDQVADTGYLRLYMSQLRKKLEPDPSHPRHLLTESGMGYRLVLDAA
- a CDS encoding TerC family protein, translated to MDFSLELTPDLIAVFLTLFVLEVVLGVDNVIFISILASKLPKEQQARARNLGLTLAMLIRVLLVFAAGWIITLTEPVVTLWGIDFSWKDFILIAGGLFLVYKAVTEIHHKLEGAEEEHAASSGKSVTFGSVIAQILLLDIVFSLDSVITAVGMTSNMIVIITVVVLSFGIMLFASRFIFAFVNKHPTVKMLALSFLLLIGVFLIAEGFHFKIDKAFIYGPMVFAVLVEALNLTYASRKAKREQRDRTPVQLRPQYPDVDESVAVTAALSRNPASGSVGLSRKPVQGEETSSLERSGLG